The Arachis ipaensis cultivar K30076 chromosome B07, Araip1.1, whole genome shotgun sequence genome includes a window with the following:
- the LOC110265144 gene encoding uncharacterized protein LOC110265144 — protein sequence MENKRIWSDEETNAFVGFMEEFVVDGQRADCGQFKPGTCEKLALKMLEAFPGCTLTAKHCKNKHKRLKEKYQYAADMLGCSGFGWNNEKQCVEVDSKDVLDAWLKAHPTKFYSPGKPFLLFHRLEGIFGRDRATGAAAVSGFDAEEQVNEETEETTIGFDDSEMSPQPELDGGPAMQGQASHSEAGASAGSTRRYGRKRKQADVLERMADHIQQSSADQRKNAQLIADAIVGVNEKFKVGEKLAQLGFGDDDVVRAILKFAESPNVYAHFWGLTDSQMIGLLRSII from the exons ATGGAGAACAAACGCATTTGGAGTGATGAAGAGACTAATGCTTTTGTTGGCTTCATGGAGGAGTTTGTGGTAGATGGTCAGAGGGCCGACTGTGGGCAGTTCAAACCAGGAACATGCGAGAAACTTGCTCTAAAGATGCTGGAGGCCTTCCCCGGTTGTACCCTGACTGCGAAGCACTGCAAGAATAAGCACAAGCGGTTGAAGGAGAAGTATCAATATGCCGCTGACATGCTTGGATGCAGTGGGTTCGGGTGGAATAATGAGAAACAATGTGTCGAGGTTGATTCGAAAGACGTCCTTGATGCATGGTTGAAG GCACATCCAACGAAGTTCTACAGTCCTGGCAAGCCATTTCTTCTTTTCCACCGGCTAGAGGGTATATTTGGCAGGGATAGAGCCACGGGAGCAGCAGCAGTTAGTGGCTTCGATGCGGAGGAACAGGTTAACGAAGAGACGGAAGAGACTACAATTGGATTTGATGACTCTGAGATGTCTCCACAACCAGAATTAGACGGAGGCCCAGCAATGCAAGGACAAGCATCACATTCTGAAGCTGGTGCGAGTGCAGGAAGTACAAGGCGATATGGGAGGAAGAGAAAGCAAGCTGACGTTTTGGAGAGGATGGCTGACCATATCCAGCAATCTTCGGCTGACCAAAGGAAGAATGCCCAACTAATTGCTGATGCCATTGTTGGTGTGAATGAGAAGTTTAAGGTTGGTGAGAAGCTCGCACAGCTTGGGTTCGGTGATGACGATGTGGTGAGGGCGATTTTGAAGTTTGCTGAGAGTCCTAATGTGTATGCACATTTCTGGGGTTTGACAGATTCACAGATGATTGGCCTTCTGCGTTCCATTATATGA